The genomic interval TCCTTACTCATTACAATTTATTGGTTAATTGTTCATGTTATTTCGACAGAAGTGATGTTGTTGagttatattttttgtcaacgATGTTCAATTCCgcattgaatattatttatgtagGGTTTAGTAACAAGTATGTTTGGCTTGTGGAGGGGGgtttgaattataaaaattataatacgaaGAATTTGATTCACGAGTTATGCCAAAAATCTGCGATAGAAAATCAAACATGTTTTGACAGTATGGATGGAGAACGTATTTTAAGCAAGCTACGATAATGTTTGGTTTCGACGTGATGTCATCGGCCTACCTAACCTACATGTCTGTTTTATCACGCCCATTATGGGAATTTCCTACTTCTCTATACCTGCTATGTTCTATCGCTACGCTTGTTCTATTTGATATGCGAAAAGCGATTTGCTTTTGAGGGGAAACTTCCTTCCAATGTATGTTCAACAGAGCCATCATTAAATATAATCTCCCTTTAAATAATGAATGtattcagaaatttctgaataTATGGAAATTTGTTATTGGTTTTAAGAAAATTCTCGATGTGTTACAGTTTTCACAGGGCCTAACGGGAAGGCCAGAACTCTTTCAGAAGTCAAATAGAAGCAGTCATTCTAGTGACACAAGCTCCGCTTACAGCGGTTCTGACACCATGACGTCTGTGCCAGGTTCTCTGGACGCTGATACCGACGAGCTCGACCTATCAGGGCTAGTAGAGTCAATAGTTGACagcgatgaagaagaagatctTGCAGAAAGTATGGACGTAAGTATTTCTTCGGACAACCATTATTAACTACCTATCATCTATTCGCAGAGCATGATGTCTATCTTGTACTGAGTCCATCTACTCTGACATGACTTTACAGTATTTAATGTCAATAGTTGAAAGACATGTTCTAATCTCAAATGATAATTCCAGAGCTTGACCGTGCGCGACACAATGAGAGACTGTCTGGAAAAAGATCCTGCCGAACGCACAGCTGATGACATAGAAATACTCTTAGAATTTACGCAGCACTTGAAAGCTTTTACCAACATGACTTTGGCAGTGCGCAGGGCTTTGTGCGCTGTCATGGTATTTGCAGTGGTTGAACGTGCAGGAATGGTGGTTCTAAATGATGGTGAAGAACTAGATAGTTGGAGCGTGCTAATTAATGGAGAAGTTGAAGTTGAACACAGTAATGGAGAGGTGGAACAACTTACCATGGGAGACAGTTTTGGCATCCTACCCACTATGGAGAGACTCCTGCACCAAGGGGTCATGAGAACAAAGTTAGTTCACTCAAATTgtatttgatcgaaaaaaagaaaagataatgAGTACAAACGCAAGTGAGGCCTAGCCTCATACAATGGGACCAATgtatgatacttttttttatgttacaGGTGCGATGACTGTCAGTTTGTCTGTGTAACACAGGCAGATTACTTCCAGATTCAAAGTCAGGGTGAAGAAAATACAAGGCGGCATGAAGAGAATGGTCGAGTAATCTTAGTCACCGAATTACGGGGTGCTCCTGATGGTGTTGCGCGAAGAGGTCACGTGGTGATTCGTGGAACGCCTGAAAGGCTAATGTTACAGTTGCTAGAAGATACCATCACAGATCCCACCTATGTTGACGATTTCCTGTTAACGCATAGAACTTTCATTGACAATCCCATGTTCGTTGCTAACCAGCTTTTAGAATGGTTCAATCAAGCACAGGTCAGAGACCGTGTTACTCGTGTAGTCCTGCTGTGGGTCAATAATCATTTTACTGATTTTGAAACTGACCCGTGTATGATGGAGTTCCTAGAGGCTTTCGAAATCGGACTGGAACGTGAAAAGATGCAAGGACAGTTGAGgtgagtaaaaagaaaaaagaaattaatactGTCGGTGATGGTCGTATGTTTTTATTGACACCAGCAATTCGATCATTTTCCCAGGCTGCTGAATATCGCATGTGCAGCAAAAGCTAGAACACGAAATGTCACATTAGCAAGGCCGAGTCGGGACGAAATGCTGCACTTCACTATCTTAGGGGGGTATGACAGGGGTTTCGGCATCTTCATCTCTAAGGTtgacaaaaaatcaaaggctGAAGATGTCGGATTAAAACGGGGTGATCAGATTCTTGAGGTGAATGGGCAAAGTTTTGACCATGTGACTCATACCAGGGCCCTCGAAATCCTGAAAGGTTCCACGCACCTCAGTATTACTGTAAAATCCAATCTCCTTGGTGAGTGAGCATAAAGTTttactacattttttttatacatacttcAGTCTGAATCGTGAAATAAGAAACGGATAAATTTTACTCTCCGTGTcgattccatttttccgatttaTCATGTCAGAGATAACTTACCTTATCAGTAATCAATACTTGAAATACATGCAACAGCATTCAAGGAGATGCTCCAAACGCCCGACAATTCGCCAAGACCAAGAGGGAGGGCGAGTAAGCCAGAAATAATAAGATTACAAACTGATCCTCGCGTGAGACTGTCTACACACGTGGATCCTCTGACACCAGTTAATCCTGTGAATCCTTTGGTCGGTGGTGTGCCGCTGTTAACCACAGATATCAATGTCTCGCCATGTAAAGATGCAAAGAAGGAACATAAAGGGTTTATGACGCTTGGGCCGAAAAGGAGGCTACAAAAGGCACTGATGAAAATGAACATATTGCCAAAGAACACTATCAAGTACGGTCCTACTGCAATTCGTTTTGTTCAGATTTCAGCTTTATTTTGGCCGAATCCTGGGCCAGTTTAAAGCAGTTAAATGATTAATTGTATACGTTTCTTTGTAACAGTGACGGAATACACAATGACGATCCTCTCGCACCACCTCACACACCTCCCGGAACAGGTCTGGCGCAAACTATGAACCTGTTTCATTCGAGAAGCAATCCGGATATTACATCGATATACTGTTACGACGATCTCCGTGCACCTGACTACCCGGAGCACGTTCTTAAAGTTTACAAAGCAGATCAGACTTGTAAATATTTACTCATACACAAGGAAACGACAGCGCATGAGGTACTTTTGAATTGACATTTGATTGCATCGAAACAATTAACTTTACGATCTGAAACgcattctcattttttgaaaaggtGGTAATGCTGGCTCTGCAAGAGTTTGGAATGACGGACAGCAGTTCGAAGTTTTCACTGGCAGAAGTTAGTGTTGGCGAAGGCGGCATGATCAAGCAAAGAAGGTTGCCAGACCAGCTACAAAATCTTGCCGAAAGAATCGGGCTAAGTTCTCGCTACTACCTAAAAACGAATGGCGTTTCTGAGACTCTAGTTGCAGATGAACAAGCGCCGGAACTCATTCGTGAATCTCAAGTTCATTTCCTTCAACTGAATGCTGTTGAAGTAGCAATTCAATTAACACTACAAGATTTCAGCATATTCAGGTAAATAGAATTGATTGAGTAAGCGTGAATCTAAAAGCATTTTAGACGCTTtaacaataagaaaaatttccatttcgaCAGGCAAATTGAGTCCACAGAATACGTCGATGACTTATTCAAGTTAAAGAGTAGGTATGGAGTCCCAATGCTTAGTCACTTTGCTGAGCTCGTTAACCGAGAAATGTTTTGGGTTGTTACGGAAGTTTGTTCAGAACACAATCTGGTGAGGCGGAGCAAGATCATCAAACAGTTCCTCAAAATAGCCAGTAAGTTTGACTAGttctaaaaaaatatattatgatAAACCATTGATTTAATCGCATCCCtatattcatgaattttattcacacTTCACAGGGCAGTGTAAAGAATGCAAAAACTTCAACTCCATGTTTGCTATTGTCTCCGGTCTGGGTCACGGAGCTGTATGTAGACTGAGAGGGTCTTGGGAAAAGCTCCCCAGCAAATATCAAAGACTATTCACTGATTTGGAAAAGCTCATGGACCCGAGCAGAAACATGTGCCAGTACAGACAGCTAGTAGCCTCGGAACAAACGCAGCCACCTGTTGTAAGCAACTACCGCTCGTTAGCTCTGACTCTCGATGATTCCTTCATTCCATCGAATTCATTTCCATCTCCGTTTGTCTTGCAGATACCCTTCTACCCAGTCGTTAGAAAAGACTTGACTTTCATCCACTTGGGCAATGACTCGAGGGTTGAGGGGCttgtcaattttgaaaaactcagAATGATTGCTAAAGAAGTCCGAACGCTGACTAAAATGTGCTCTTCGCCATACGACCTGATGACAATGACTGATATCGGCGGACAGGCACTAAGTTCTGCTATGGTTGCAATGAATCAAATGAACACCGCCAATCAAGGTACGCCATTGACGGAATTAAATAGTGACTTCTCACTTTTTCCGGTTCTTTATCGAccataaaaaaattcactattATCTTAAAGGTGGACAAACGGCAACTGTGAAAAGACGTAAAAAGTCGACTGCTGCTccaaatcataaaaaaatgttcgaagaAGCCCAGATGGTTCGCAGAGTCAAAGCTTACCTAGCAAACATGAAAGTAATTACCGATGAAGAGCGTCTGCATGCTTTGTCGGCTGAGTGTGAACCCCACGCGGGTGCTATTGCAGTAGCTGCAGCTGTTCCACTCGGTACGCGCGGCAGAAGACATCCGTCACCCACCTTGTCTACGACTAGTAGTGCAAGTAGCACAAGCGAAGGCCGCAAGAGCATACAaggtaataaaattcattagtttggttgaattgaattgaattgcgTATGTTGTACTTTTTTCGCATAAGATTCTGTGACTTTGGGAGTCTGACATTCCGATATAAATTTCAGGCACCAAATTTGGCGCCGCATCACCGCAGGCAGTGAGAAAAATGCTCGCCCTGTCGGACCCTCACAAGACCCGACCCCACCAATCCAAGCATTGCCCACCTCCGCTACCAGTCCCAGGCTTGGCCCTACACTCGAGTGGTTTAGAACAAAGTCCTGGTGCTCCAAGAAGAGTTGGTTCTGGAACTAGGGTGCCAATGCACGAGAGATCGCACAGCGACACACCGTCTGGTCTCCCACCCCCTGTTGACTTGAGTGCCGAAAGCAGCAGCGTTACCAGTCTGAGTAATTTGCAGCCTCTCAGGAAGACGTTAACAAGCGgtgagtttttcatttttatttattgtgttTAAACCATATCTGCAGTTGGTCGAGAACTAGTATATCTTACATTTACGACGCAATGGACAGTAGGGCTCATTAGGAGGAGGTAATTAGTCATAATTTGATTCAACTGcagaaaaaatcataactacGAATAAGATTAGATATTCATTGGGCATTGAGGATTGACGATTAGgaacaaattttcatcaattgtaAGTTGGTACATTAAACCCATAAAACTCGACCAAGCTCGATTCAGAGCTTCTTTACTAGATACAATCATTGGATCGTTTATTTGTAACATCCTAGATCTACGTGTTTGTCTCTGTTTGAATCTTCATAACATACTCAACTGGTACTAAGTACTCGAATGATTATCCTGTATTCATTAGGGcaggttgaaatttttattttattttcttagcatgggggca from Athalia rosae chromosome 6, iyAthRosa1.1, whole genome shotgun sequence carries:
- the LOC105693551 gene encoding rap guanine nucleotide exchange factor 2-like isoform X6; its protein translation is MLKHAFRKPRPRAAVIMRAKKGRHSLSRSWPGTPGVLSVISVDSEIDYPEVHGGGGRMHRPPHPITDHRQVNLVFDETFSQGLTGRPELFQKSNRSSHSSDTSSAYSGSDTMTSVPGSLDADTDELDLSGLVESIVDSDEEEDLAESMDSLTVRDTMRDCLEKDPAERTADDIEILLEFTQHLKAFTNMTLAVRRALCAVMVFAVVERAGMVVLNDGEELDSWSVLINGEVEVEHSNGEVEQLTMGDSFGILPTMERLLHQGVMRTKCDDCQFVCVTQADYFQIQSQGEENTRRHEENGRVILVTELRGAPDGVARRGHVVIRGTPERLMLQLLEDTITDPTYVDDFLLTHRTFIDNPMFVANQLLEWFNQAQVRDRVTRVVLLWVNNHFTDFETDPCMMEFLEAFEIGLEREKMQGQLRLLNIACAAKARTRNVTLARPSRDEMLHFTILGGYDRGFGIFISKVDKKSKAEDVGLKRGDQILEVNGQSFDHVTHTRALEILKGSTHLSITVKSNLLAFKEMLQTPDNSPRPRGRASKPEIIRLQTDPRVRLSTHVDPLTPVNPVNPLVGGVPLLTTDINVSPCKDAKKEHKGFMTLGPKRRLQKALMKMNILPKNTINDGIHNDDPLAPPHTPPGTGLAQTMNLFHSRSNPDITSIYCYDDLRAPDYPEHVLKVYKADQTCKYLLIHKETTAHEVVMLALQEFGMTDSSSKFSLAEVSVGEGGMIKQRRLPDQLQNLAERIGLSSRYYLKTNGVSETLVADEQAPELIRESQVHFLQLNAVEVAIQLTLQDFSIFRQIESTEYVDDLFKLKSRYGVPMLSHFAELVNREMFWVVTEVCSEHNLVRRSKIIKQFLKIARQCKECKNFNSMFAIVSGLGHGAVCRLRGSWEKLPSKYQRLFTDLEKLMDPSRNMCQYRQLVASEQTQPPVIPFYPVVRKDLTFIHLGNDSRVEGLVNFEKLRMIAKEVRTLTKMCSSPYDLMTMTDIGGQALSSAMVAMNQMNTANQGGQTATVKRRKKSTAAPNHKKMFEEAQMVRRVKAYLANMKVITDEERLHALSAECEPHAGAIAVAAAVPLGTRGRRHPSPTLSTTSSASSTSEGRKSIQGTKFGAASPQAVRKMLALSDPHKTRPHQSKHCPPPLPVPGLALHSSGLEQSPGAPRRVGSGTRVPMHERSHSDTPSGLPPPVDLSAESSSVTSLSNLQPLRKTLTSGSVTSSDSGHSTQLDSHSGSSVEAGGSPPPPQRRHSAMQGSVMRGGLPPFPHAVAVLPPLPATYNHYYHHPQPPQGMGVGIGLPPGGMMMRGGPTRQPPAYKVAAQMARLHRLGRAHSHEGVTYHTDHDDDDEDAQVSAV
- the LOC105693551 gene encoding rap guanine nucleotide exchange factor 2-like isoform X2, whose amino-acid sequence is MRKHTCQPPATPAPNPAGSGRGPVRRWNSFHGGGPATHGGPEPFRAVPKAIQALRSESVDRTYRAQPPPPPSFPRRRFSVCFGKRTGGSARRPNECFVLEPSEMIVIDYPEVHGGGGRMHRPPHPITDHRQVNLVFDETFSQGLTGRPELFQKSNRSSHSSDTSSAYSGSDTMTSVPGSLDADTDELDLSGLVESIVDSDEEEDLAESMDSLTVRDTMRDCLEKDPAERTADDIEILLEFTQHLKAFTNMTLAVRRALCAVMVFAVVERAGMVVLNDGEELDSWSVLINGEVEVEHSNGEVEQLTMGDSFGILPTMERLLHQGVMRTKCDDCQFVCVTQADYFQIQSQGEENTRRHEENGRVILVTELRGAPDGVARRGHVVIRGTPERLMLQLLEDTITDPTYVDDFLLTHRTFIDNPMFVANQLLEWFNQAQVRDRVTRVVLLWVNNHFTDFETDPCMMEFLEAFEIGLEREKMQGQLRLLNIACAAKARTRNVTLARPSRDEMLHFTILGGYDRGFGIFISKVDKKSKAEDVGLKRGDQILEVNGQSFDHVTHTRALEILKGSTHLSITVKSNLLAFKEMLQTPDNSPRPRGRASKPEIIRLQTDPRVRLSTHVDPLTPVNPVNPLVGGVPLLTTDINVSPCKDAKKEHKGFMTLGPKRRLQKALMKMNILPKNTINDGIHNDDPLAPPHTPPGTGLAQTMNLFHSRSNPDITSIYCYDDLRAPDYPEHVLKVYKADQTCKYLLIHKETTAHEVVMLALQEFGMTDSSSKFSLAEVSVGEGGMIKQRRLPDQLQNLAERIGLSSRYYLKTNGVSETLVADEQAPELIRESQVHFLQLNAVEVAIQLTLQDFSIFRQIESTEYVDDLFKLKSRYGVPMLSHFAELVNREMFWVVTEVCSEHNLVRRSKIIKQFLKIARQCKECKNFNSMFAIVSGLGHGAVCRLRGSWEKLPSKYQRLFTDLEKLMDPSRNMCQYRQLVASEQTQPPVIPFYPVVRKDLTFIHLGNDSRVEGLVNFEKLRMIAKEVRTLTKMCSSPYDLMTMTDIGGQALSSAMVAMNQMNTANQGGQTATVKRRKKSTAAPNHKKMFEEAQMVRRVKAYLANMKVITDEERLHALSAECEPHAGAIAVAAAVPLGTRGRRHPSPTLSTTSSASSTSEGRKSIQGTKFGAASPQAVRKMLALSDPHKTRPHQSKHCPPPLPVPGLALHSSGLEQSPGAPRRVGSGTRVPMHERSHSDTPSGLPPPVDLSAESSSVTSLSNLQPLRKTLTSGSVTSSDSGHSTQLDSHSGSSVEAGGSPPPPQRRHSAMQGSVMRGGLPPFPHAVAVLPPLPATYNHYYHHPQPPQGMGVGIGLPPGGMMMRGGPTRQPPAYKVAAQMARLHRLGRAHSHEGVTYHTDHDDDDEDAQVSAV
- the LOC105693551 gene encoding rap guanine nucleotide exchange factor 6-like isoform X8, which produces MTEYLDTHFVRALCRDPDRRTLQDLQIIYYGLLGLEALRPCRDSILRGLCKIVRYERHHANHVLYYTGELATSWYILLSGSVFIDGSMFLPRSSFGKRTGGSARRPNECFVLEPSEMIVIDYPEVHGGGGRMHRPPHPITDHRQVNLVFDETFSQGLTGRPELFQKSNRSSHSSDTSSAYSGSDTMTSVPGSLDADTDELDLSGLVESIVDSDEEEDLAESMDSLTVRDTMRDCLEKDPAERTADDIEILLEFTQHLKAFTNMTLAVRRALCAVMVFAVVERAGMVVLNDGEELDSWSVLINGEVEVEHSNGEVEQLTMGDSFGILPTMERLLHQGVMRTKCDDCQFVCVTQADYFQIQSQGEENTRRHEENGRVILVTELRGAPDGVARRGHVVIRGTPERLMLQLLEDTITDPTYVDDFLLTHRTFIDNPMFVANQLLEWFNQAQVRDRVTRVVLLWVNNHFTDFETDPCMMEFLEAFEIGLEREKMQGQLRLLNIACAAKARTRNVTLARPSRDEMLHFTILGGYDRGFGIFISKVDKKSKAEDVGLKRGDQILEVNGQSFDHVTHTRALEILKGSTHLSITVKSNLLAFKEMLQTPDNSPRPRGRASKPEIIRLQTDPRVRLSTHVDPLTPVNPVNPLVGGVPLLTTDINVSPCKDAKKEHKGFMTLGPKRRLQKALMKMNILPKNTINDGIHNDDPLAPPHTPPGTGLAQTMNLFHSRSNPDITSIYCYDDLRAPDYPEHVLKVYKADQTCKYLLIHKETTAHEVVMLALQEFGMTDSSSKFSLAEVSVGEGGMIKQRRLPDQLQNLAERIGLSSRYYLKTNGVSETLVADEQAPELIRESQVHFLQLNAVEVAIQLTLQDFSIFRQIESTEYVDDLFKLKSRYGVPMLSHFAELVNREMFWVVTEVCSEHNLVRRSKIIKQFLKIARQCKECKNFNSMFAIVSGLGHGAVCRLRGSWEKLPSKYQRLFTDLEKLMDPSRNMCQYRQLVASEQTQPPVIPFYPVVRKDLTFIHLGNDSRVEGLVNFEKLRMIAKEVRTLTKMCSSPYDLMTMTDIGGQALSSAMVAMNQMNTANQGGQTATVKRRKKSTAAPNHKKMFEEAQMVRRVKAYLANMKVITDEERLHALSAECEPHAGAIAVAAAVPLGTRGRRHPSPTLSTTSSASSTSEGRKSIQGTKFGAASPQAVRKMLALSDPHKTRPHQSKHCPPPLPVPGLALHSSGLEQSPGAPRRVGSGTRVPMHERSHSDTPSGLPPPVDLSAESSSVTSLSNLQPLRKTLTSGSVTSSDSGHSTQLDSHSGSSVEAGGSPPPPQRRHSAMQDDEDAQVSAV
- the LOC105693551 gene encoding rap guanine nucleotide exchange factor 2-like isoform X12, encoding MDTFGMYHFSQGLTGRPELFQKSNRSSHSSDTSSAYSGSDTMTSVPGSLDADTDELDLSGLVESIVDSDEEEDLAESMDSLTVRDTMRDCLEKDPAERTADDIEILLEFTQHLKAFTNMTLAVRRALCAVMVFAVVERAGMVVLNDGEELDSWSVLINGEVEVEHSNGEVEQLTMGDSFGILPTMERLLHQGVMRTKCDDCQFVCVTQADYFQIQSQGEENTRRHEENGRVILVTELRGAPDGVARRGHVVIRGTPERLMLQLLEDTITDPTYVDDFLLTHRTFIDNPMFVANQLLEWFNQAQVRDRVTRVVLLWVNNHFTDFETDPCMMEFLEAFEIGLEREKMQGQLRLLNIACAAKARTRNVTLARPSRDEMLHFTILGGYDRGFGIFISKVDKKSKAEDVGLKRGDQILEVNGQSFDHVTHTRALEILKGSTHLSITVKSNLLAFKEMLQTPDNSPRPRGRASKPEIIRLQTDPRVRLSTHVDPLTPVNPVNPLVGGVPLLTTDINVSPCKDAKKEHKGFMTLGPKRRLQKALMKMNILPKNTINDGIHNDDPLAPPHTPPGTGLAQTMNLFHSRSNPDITSIYCYDDLRAPDYPEHVLKVYKADQTCKYLLIHKETTAHEVVMLALQEFGMTDSSSKFSLAEVSVGEGGMIKQRRLPDQLQNLAERIGLSSRYYLKTNGVSETLVADEQAPELIRESQVHFLQLNAVEVAIQLTLQDFSIFRQIESTEYVDDLFKLKSRYGVPMLSHFAELVNREMFWVVTEVCSEHNLVRRSKIIKQFLKIARQCKECKNFNSMFAIVSGLGHGAVCRLRGSWEKLPSKYQRLFTDLEKLMDPSRNMCQYRQLVASEQTQPPVIPFYPVVRKDLTFIHLGNDSRVEGLVNFEKLRMIAKEVRTLTKMCSSPYDLMTMTDIGGQALSSAMVAMNQMNTANQGGQTATVKRRKKSTAAPNHKKMFEEAQMVRRVKAYLANMKVITDEERLHALSAECEPHAGAIAVAAAVPLGTRGRRHPSPTLSTTSSASSTSEGRKSIQGTKFGAASPQAVRKMLALSDPHKTRPHQSKHCPPPLPVPGLALHSSGLEQSPGAPRRVGSGTRVPMHERSHSDTPSGLPPPVDLSAESSSVTSLSNLQPLRKTLTSGSVTSSDSGHSTQLDSHSGSSVEAGGSPPPPQRRHSAMQGSVMRGGLPPFPHAVAVLPPLPATYNHYYHHPQPPQGMGVGIGLPPGGMMMRGGPTRQPPAYKVAAQMARLHRLGRAHSHEGVTYHTDHDDDDEDAQVSAV
- the LOC105693551 gene encoding rap guanine nucleotide exchange factor 6-like isoform X7; translation: MTEYLDTHFVRALCRDPDRRTLQDLQIIYYGLLGLEALRPCRDSILRGLCKIVRYERHHANHVLYYTGELATSWYILLSGSVFIDGSMFLPRSSFGKRTGGSARRPNECFVLEPSEMIVIDYPEVHGGGGRMHRPPHPITDHRQVNLVFDETFSQGLTGRPELFQKSNRSSHSSDTSSAYSGSDTMTSVPGSLDADTDELDLSGLVESIVDSDEEEDLAESMDSLTVRDTMRDCLEKDPAERTADDIEILLEFTQHLKAFTNMTLAVRRALCAVMVFAVVERAGMVVLNDGEELDSWSVLINGEVEVEHSNGEVEQLTMGDSFGILPTMERLLHQGVMRTKCDDCQFVCVTQADYFQIQSQGEENTRRHEENGRVILVTELRGAPDGVARRGHVVIRGTPERLMLQLLEDTITDPTYVDDFLLTHRTFIDNPMFVANQLLEWFNQAQVRDRVTRVVLLWVNNHFTDFETDPCMMEFLEAFEIGLEREKMQGQLRLLNIACAAKARTRNVTLARPSRDEMLHFTILGGYDRGFGIFISKVDKKSKAEDVGLKRGDQILEVNGQSFDHVTHTRALEILKGSTHLSITVKSNLLAFKEMLQTPDNSPRPRGRASKPEIIRLQTDPRVRLSTHVDPLTPVNPVNPLVGGVPLLTTDINVSPCKDAKKEHKGFMTLGPKRRLQKALMKMNILPKNTINDGIHNDDPLAPPHTPPGTGLAQTMNLFHSRSNPDITSIYCYDDLRAPDYPEHVLKVYKADQTCKYLLIHKETTAHEVVMLALQEFGMTDSSSKFSLAEVSVGEGGMIKQRRLPDQLQNLAERIGLSSRYYLKTNGVSETLVADEQAPELIRESQVHFLQLNAVEVAIQLTLQDFSIFRQIESTEYVDDLFKLKSRYGVPMLSHFAELVNREMFWVVTEVCSEHNLVRRSKIIKQFLKIARQCKECKNFNSMFAIVSGLGHGAVCRLRGSWEKLPSKYQRLFTDLEKLMDPSRNMCQYRQLVASEQTQPPVIPFYPVVRKDLTFIHLGNDSRVEGLVNFEKLRMIAKEVRTLTKMCSSPYDLMTMTDIGGQALSSAMVAMNQMNTANQGGQTATVKRRKKSTAAPNHKKMFEEAQMVRRVKAYLANMKVITDEERLHALSAECEPHAGAIAVAAAVPLGTRGRRHPSPTLSTTSSASSTSEGRKSIQGTKFGAASPQAVRKMLALSDPHKTRPHQSKHCPPPLPVPGLALHSSGLEQSPGAPRRVGSGTRVPMHERSHSDTPSGLPPPVDLSAESSSVTSLSNLQPLRKTLTSGMGVGIGLPPGGMMMRGGPTRQPPAYKVAAQMARLHRLGRAHSHEGVTYHTDHDDDDEDAQVSAV
- the LOC105693551 gene encoding rap guanine nucleotide exchange factor 6-like isoform X11 produces the protein MTEYLDTHFVRALCRDPDRRTLQDLQIIYYGLLGLEALRPCRDSILRGLCKIVRYERHHANHVLYYTGELATSWYILLSGSVFIDGSMFLPRSSFGKRTGGSARRPNECFVLEPSEMIVIDYPEVHGGGGRMHRPPHPITDHRQVNLVFDETFSQGLTGRPELFQKSNRSSHSSDTSSAYSGSDTMTSVPGSLDADTDELDLSGLVESIVDSDEEEDLAESMDSLTVRDTMRDCLEKDPAERTADDIEILLEFTQHLKAFTNMTLAVRRALCAVMVFAVVERAGMVVLNDGEELDSWSVLINGEVEVEHSNGEVEQLTMGDSFGILPTMERLLHQGVMRTKCDDCQFVCVTQADYFQIQSQGEENTRRHEENGRVILVTELRGAPDGVARRGHVVIRGTPERLMLQLLEDTITDPTYVDDFLLTHRTFIDNPMFVANQLLEWFNQAQVRDRVTRVVLLWVNNHFTDFETDPCMMEFLEAFEIGLEREKMQGQLRLLNIACAAKARTRNVTLARPSRDEMLHFTILGGYDRGFGIFISKVDKKSKAEDVGLKRGDQILEVNGQSFDHVTHTRALEILKGSTHLSITVKSNLLAFKEMLQTPDNSPRPRGRASKPEIIRLQTDPRVRLSTHVDPLTPVNPVNPLVGGVPLLTTDINVSPCKDAKKEHKGFMTLGPKRRLQKALMKMNILPKNTINDGIHNDDPLAPPHTPPGTGLAQTMNLFHSRSNPDITSIYCYDDLRAPDYPEHVLKVYKADQTCKYLLIHKETTAHEVVMLALQEFGMTDSSSKFSLAEVSVGEGGMIKQRRLPDQLQNLAERIGLSSRYYLKTNGVSETLVADEQAPELIRESQVHFLQLNAVEVAIQLTLQDFSIFRQIESTEYVDDLFKLKSRYGVPMLSHFAELVNREMFWVVTEVCSEHNLVRRSKIIKQFLKIARQCKECKNFNSMFAIVSGLGHGAVCRLRGSWEKLPSKYQRLFTDLEKLMDPSRNMCQYRQLVASEQTQPPVIPFYPVVRKDLTFIHLGNDSRVEGLVNFEKLRMIAKEVRTLTKMCSSPYDLMTMTDIGGQALSSAMVAMNQMNTANQGGQTATVKRRKKSTAAPNHKKMFEEAQMVRRVKAYLANMKVITDEERLHALSAECEPHAGAIAVAAAVPLGTRGRRHPSPTLSTTSSASSTSEGRKSIQGTKFGAASPQAVRKMLALSDPHKTRPHQSKHCPPPLPVPGLALHSSGLEQSPGAPRRVGSGTRVPMHERSHSDTPSGLPPPVDLSAESSSVTSLSNLQPLRKTLTSDDEDAQVSAV